ACAGCTTTCATTTCATTGGGATGATTTGATTCAGGCATTCTTTCAATCGTTATTTTCATTTGTTCCTCATAATCATAAGGAGAATCAACAGTAAAGCTGATAAAATCCTTGATCCCTAAGCTTTTGGCCATGTAATCAAACGATCCTGTTTCTGAAAGGGTAGCTGAAGAAAAGATAAAAGGAATATTTTTCGAAAATACCCGCTCTCCCAATACCTCCGAAACGGTCTTTGGCATGATAGTCAGTGTCGTATCTCCATCCTTGCTCTCGACCCAGCTGATCGCATCCTCATGGAACAATGAGAGAGAATGCGCCATTTGCTCAATGTACTCTTCCACGACAGTCAGTGCGTAATGGTCAATCGTATACAGCTCACCTTCGAACACGAGTGCTTCCCCGATTTGCTCAAGCTTTTTGTAAAGAGAAAATGCCTCGGTTTTCAACTCTTCCATTTGAAGAATTTGCATGCGGTCTGAACCAGCAATAGTTTCACTATGCTTACGAAGCTTGGCAAAAAAACGATCATTTTCTAGAAGTGTCTCTTCAATCAATTCGGCAAACTCTTCTCTAATATCATTTTGAAGAAGACGTTCAAGGAACATTTCGAGTGTCCCTTGCTTCACCCGATACGTCAAAGCTTTTTGCGCAGCGTATTCAAGCAAATGTCCTTCATCAAATACGACAGAACTGTGGTCAGGCAATAACGGAAGCTGTCCTTCCCTTTTTCTGCTTTCTTCCGTCCAGATGTGCTGCATGTAAAAATCATGAGAACAGATAATTAGATCTGTTGACTTTCGATAATGGTCTCTGGAAAGAGTCAATCCGCAGCGGTGTCTCATGTCACAGGTTAAGCAATCTTGGAAAGAATCATAGCCAACTTTAGCCCATTCGGCGTCGGAAAGCTCATGATAATCTTTTCTATCTCCGTACGGGTAAAAAGCTTGCATGGCCGATGATTCATGGACAAATGACGGTAAGGATTCGTAAAGATCAAGCCATTTCTCCTCATCCGAAAGCTGCATCGTTTTTTCTAATTTTTTCAAACATAAATATTGATCGTGTGATTTGGAAAGTCTCGCATCAATTTGAAGATTCAAATGCTCTCTTATTTTGGCGATGTCGCCTTCCTTTTTCACAAGCTGTTCAATCAACGTTTCATCCGCGCAAGCAATAATGGCGGGCTTGCCAGTATATCTTGCATGGCTGATGGCAAATAGAAGATATACAAGTGTTTTACCTGTCCCAACACCTGCTTCAGCAAACATCACCTTTTTATCTTTAAAGGCTTGTTCGAGCTGAAACGCCATGAATATTTGTTCATCTCTTAATTCAAAGCCTTTTTCAGGTAAAATATCGTAAAAAACGTCACCGATCCAATTGTTCAGCTCTTGATAAAAATTTGTTGATTTTGTTAACGCAAATGGCAGCTTTGATGTTGTCATGTATGCATCAACCTCCGTCCTCTACAATCTAAGAATCTTAATACTTACATTTGTTTCATTTGCCTGCTTTAGGAGATATTAGAAAGCAAAAACCGGCACCCCAAGCGATGCCGACTCTCACTCACTTACTTTCTGCTTATCGAATGCATATTGAAAAACGGGTGATCCGCAGATGATTGATGCTGTTTCGCTTTTTGCAGGTTTTCTTTCGCATTGAAAATCGATTGAAAATCTTCATCTAAGGCTTCTGCATTCCGCAATTCCGCCTCGATCGCGTCAAGCGCCTTTTCAATTAAATCATAGTGGCTGTTATTCATAATGGATGATCACCTCTAAAAAAGAGAATAATCACAAGTTTATGCAAATTGAATAACGCTTATACCAGAAATATTACGGCCTGTTTTCTTCCAGAACTTCCGTTAATTCCAAGGTGTACTTTCCTACAACATTTTTCCTTATAAAGATTGGTTATAGAGGTCGCATAATTTGAAATTGTTCCTTTAAAACTTAACCCATTCTCCGGAACAGAAACAGCAAATGTCCGTTCATACAAAAGCACGGCTATATCATGATACTCCTCGCTTCTTACCTGAAACGCAAACGACACCTGAAGCAACTCTTTTCCGTTAGCTGCTTTTACTATGTTTTGCTGGTAATCGGAAATGTGTAAATGGACATCATTTAGTATAACCACGTTTACCATAACCAGCCTCCTAAGACTACATTATCCTTCCCGACGCGGGGGACGCTTTCCCCAAAATTGATAATAATCCGTTTTAATAAATCCGTTAAAAAGCTTTCTTTTTTTAGTTGCTTTCTTACCGTATAACTCTTCGAATTGCTCATTCGAAGTGAGGACGTAAACGGACCATGTATGGAGATCGTTAAAGACCCTGCCCATGTCCTTATACATTTGATCGACTTCTTTTTTATCGCCGATTCGCTCGCCGTATGGCGGATTTCCGACGACAACTCCGTAATCAGAAGATGATCTGAAATCCTTTACCTGCATTTGTTTAAAGTTTATAATGCCGCCAAGCCCTGCCTCTTCCGCGTTTTGTTGAGAAATTTCGATCATGCGGTGATTGATGTCACATCCAGAAATGCTAAGCTCCTGATCGTAATTAGCAAGATCCTCTGCTTCCTGTCTCGCCTGATCCCATTTATTTTTAGGCATCCAAGACCACCCTTCTGACACAAAATCACGATTAAACCCCGGTGCAATATTTTGTCCGATAAGAGCTGCTTCAATCGGGATGGTTCCAGAGCCGCAAAACGGATCGACAAAGGGACGGTCGGGTGTCCAATTCGTTAACAGAACAAGAGCTGCTGCCAGCGTTTCCTTTAATGGTGCTGTTCCTTGATCAACACGATAGCCTCTTTTATGTAGAGCATCAGCTCCTGACGTATCAAGGGTGATCGTTGCTTTATCCTTTAGCAGTGAAATTTCGATTTTATATACTGCTCCTGTCTCATCCAGGAATTCTGAATTTTTTTTGTACTGCTGCTTTAGCTTTTCTGCAATTGCTTTTTTGACAATCCTCTGACAATCAGGAACACTCGCGAGTACGGATTTATGCGATTTTCCGACAACGGGAAACTGGCCGCCTTCAGGTATAAATCGGCTCCAATCAAGCGCTTTCGTTTGTTCAAAAAGCTGATCAAATGTTTTTGCAGGGAATTCTGCAATTTTTATTTTTACTCGGTCAGCTGTTCTCAGCCACATATTGGCTCTGCAGATGGCCTGCTCGTCCCCTTGAAAAATAACTTTTCCGTTCTCAACCTTACATTCATATCCAAGATTTTTCACTTCATTTGCTACAATTGATTCAATGCCCATAGGAGCAGTTGCAATCAGTGTATATGTCATTTGATCACCCAATATCATTAAAAGTTGCATTTCAAGATAAAAGCTCTCCTTTAATGGGAGAGCTTAAAATCATTTCGATTAACATTTTCAACGTTCTGTAAGCCATGTTTTGTTCCTCAGTACTGCAAACGGCCGCTGCCTCGTACAAAGGCGGTAATCATCTATCTACAGAATCGAAATTCTGTCCTTCCATCCGTTCACTTTCTTCAGGAAGGTTCCCCTACCAAAATTTGGGTTTCTCGCTCGTGGGGTTTACCCGTTCCACTCTCGCCATTTCTAGCGAGACTTCGTCACTGTGGCACTTTCAAGGTTACTCGGCCATGTCTAAAAAGATTTAGGCCTTTTTCCTGCCGTCAGCCGTCAAGCTGCCCTGGCTTATTTTTTGGCCAGGCACGAACACTACGGGCATCTCAGCACCGTGCGAGCATGGACTTTCCTCTACAGATTGGATCTGCAGCAATTACCCGAACGTTAAAACTGTACCTATTATAAATGATTACGGCAAAAGAAACAAGTCAATCGTATAATTTACTTCCAAATACGTGTTTTTCCAAATTTGATAAACGTTTCAAGATGTCAAAGTTCGTAGTGTTAGATTGCACAGGCTGCTTTTTATTTGCTTCTTCAAGCTGGCGTTTCAGCTGAAGATTCTCCTGCTGCAGCTCCTCTATTTCTTGATGAAAGGTTTCATAGTCTTTAATGACCATATCAAGAAATTTGTCTACTTCTTCTTGTCTATAGCCTCTGACCCCGGTTTTAAATTCCTTTTCCAAAATTTCTTTAGCAGATAGCTTTACTTTTTCAGCAAGCATAACCTTCACCTCATTCGTGAATCATCATACTATATTTTTTCAAAAAAATCAGCAGTTGTCAAATGTTCACTATGCGAACACCCGGAATGTATGAAAAAAATGGGGCAACGATCTGCCCCATTTGTCCGATACAGCTATTTTTTCCGGTAGCCTTTCCCAGATCCAGGACCTTCTTGAGCCCCGCCAACCTGACCAGGAAACATCTGGTTTGGAAACTGGCCTGTTTGTGCACCTGCTACTTGGCCTGGATCAGGACCCATTTGTCCCGGACCCATTTGTCCTGGTCCCATTTGTGCTCCTGCCACTTGACCAGGGTATGGACCGGGCGCATTGAAATTCTGATGTGATACTTGATTCGACTGTGACTGTGTTTGCGGATAGTAATGAACGTGATTGAATTTATGATGATTAACATTGTTCACGTGAGTTGGATGAATGTGCGGAACAACTGATTCTGAGAATGTGTTGTTTTGGCAGTGTTTCGTCGGATGAACAATGGGAGCCATCATATTTGGTCTTGGTCTACAAAACATGAAACAATCCCCTTTCATAAGCTTCTATCTTACATTATTAACCTATGAAATGGTCTGATAACATGTACTAATGAAACGACCTATTTTAAATGTGATTTAAAAAGCTTTGGCCGAAATTTGCAAGAAAAAAAACGATTAAAAATACTACAACAAAAAATAGATAAAACATTCCTCTATACATTTTCCAATACTCCTTAAAAATTATGCTAACAATCGATTACAGGAATCGCCACGATTCTTCTTTAATGGAAGATATATTTCAAAAAGATCCCGGGATAAAGGGCGAAATCCGTCAGCTTTTGCGCTTGCCCGGGGAATATTTTCTCGAGAATTTCTTCTATGATAATTTTCTGAGAAGGCGCTTTTGCCTTCTCTTTAAAGATTCAATTCTTTTCTCATTTTTTAGATCTTTTGCTTCTTCATAGTCGTGAAGTAGAGCTGTTGTTATTTCGAGTGCTGATTCGTATTCTTTTTCCTGGTGCTCCTTGTATTTAGCAAGCTCGATACCAGCATCGTGTCTTACTTTAAGATTTGTAGCAGCTAGAAGGCTCAGCCATATTTCAGAGGCTTCTGAATAATACCCTTTTTTCTTGTACAGAAATGACAAATCCAGATTAGCATGTTCTGTTTTATCAAACGTCACATGCCTCAGGTTCTTTAATTGCCTGATTGCCTCATCTGTTTGATTGTGGGCGATCATCCACCTGGCCATTTCATACGTTTCCAGCGGTTCGTCCGTACGGATCGGATTTAGAATTTTTTTGGAGATATGAATATAAAGCGTAATTAACGAAAGCAAGTCCTCTTCATTATGCTTCAAGACACCTTTTAGAATTTCAGGATCTTTTGATTTTAAATAGGAAAAGTAGAGCATCGGAGCTAGAAATCCTGGTGTATCTTCATCTCTTGTAACCTCCAGTTCATCCTGTTCGACATTGCTTAATGATACACGGTCAAGCTTGTGCTTCCACAGCCTTCTTGCACCATGCAGCAAATCAAAGTGCCCATAGGAAGGAAGCGCAGGAAGTTTATTTCTTAACAAGGTATGTCTCGTTTTCACATGCGGCCAATCAAAGGCTTTTCCGTTATAGGTCACTAGAGATTTAATATCGACCTCACTTAAAAACGAGTGGTAAAAAGCAACCTCGTGCCCCGGTCCGGGCAAAATCTGCTGCCTGACAACCACCTTGTCATCATATACTCTGGCATGTCCTAATAAGAAAATTGAATGCCCGACACCAGACAAACCGGTTGTTTCCGTATCAAAGAAAAAAAGCTGATTCGCTTGATAGCCTTTGCTCGATAACGAGTGCTCGATGTTGGTTTGATTCCACATCTCAACGACCTGTTGCAGCTCAGCCAAAGAATACTTCCCATGCATAGCGGACAAAGGATATGTCACTTCGCGAACGAAGCAATAGTCATCTTCAAAAAAACAAGGAGCGGCTCCAAGCCTTTCCCATGAATCAATATTAGGTTCAACCGCAGAGCTCGTTTGCTTCGAATCGGTTTTTTCC
This window of the Bacillus gobiensis genome carries:
- a CDS encoding ATP-dependent DNA helicase is translated as MTTSKLPFALTKSTNFYQELNNWIGDVFYDILPEKGFELRDEQIFMAFQLEQAFKDKKVMFAEAGVGTGKTLVYLLFAISHARYTGKPAIIACADETLIEQLVKKEGDIAKIREHLNLQIDARLSKSHDQYLCLKKLEKTMQLSDEEKWLDLYESLPSFVHESSAMQAFYPYGDRKDYHELSDAEWAKVGYDSFQDCLTCDMRHRCGLTLSRDHYRKSTDLIICSHDFYMQHIWTEESRKREGQLPLLPDHSSVVFDEGHLLEYAAQKALTYRVKQGTLEMFLERLLQNDIREEFAELIEETLLENDRFFAKLRKHSETIAGSDRMQILQMEELKTEAFSLYKKLEQIGEALVFEGELYTIDHYALTVVEEYIEQMAHSLSLFHEDAISWVESKDGDTTLTIMPKTVSEVLGERVFSKNIPFIFSSATLSETGSFDYMAKSLGIKDFISFTVDSPYDYEEQMKITIERMPESNHPNEMKAVEVVNRIKEYEGKTLVLFPTFEELMTFKKQQIEHQFDFPIYFEGDEEISTLVKKFQTEQASVLCTVHLWEGLDIPGASLEHVVIWSLPFPPFDPVFESKRNGAENAYQEVDLPYMLLRLRQGIGRLIRSSEDTGTIDIFIGTEQETNVLPEVERVLPVKPAAS
- a CDS encoding DUF3219 family protein, with the protein product MVNVVILNDVHLHISDYQQNIVKAANGKELLQVSFAFQVRSEEYHDIAVLLYERTFAVSVPENGLSFKGTISNYATSITNLYKEKCCRKVHLGINGSSGRKQAVIFLV
- a CDS encoding THUMP domain-containing class I SAM-dependent RNA methyltransferase encodes the protein MQLLMILGDQMTYTLIATAPMGIESIVANEVKNLGYECKVENGKVIFQGDEQAICRANMWLRTADRVKIKIAEFPAKTFDQLFEQTKALDWSRFIPEGGQFPVVGKSHKSVLASVPDCQRIVKKAIAEKLKQQYKKNSEFLDETGAVYKIEISLLKDKATITLDTSGADALHKRGYRVDQGTAPLKETLAAALVLLTNWTPDRPFVDPFCGSGTIPIEAALIGQNIAPGFNRDFVSEGWSWMPKNKWDQARQEAEDLANYDQELSISGCDINHRMIEISQQNAEEAGLGGIINFKQMQVKDFRSSSDYGVVVGNPPYGERIGDKKEVDQMYKDMGRVFNDLHTWSVYVLTSNEQFEELYGKKATKKRKLFNGFIKTDYYQFWGKRPPRREG
- the gpsB gene encoding cell division regulator GpsB → MLAEKVKLSAKEILEKEFKTGVRGYRQEEVDKFLDMVIKDYETFHQEIEELQQENLQLKRQLEEANKKQPVQSNTTNFDILKRLSNLEKHVFGSKLYD
- a CDS encoding spore coat protein, which gives rise to MFCRPRPNMMAPIVHPTKHCQNNTFSESVVPHIHPTHVNNVNHHKFNHVHYYPQTQSQSNQVSHQNFNAPGPYPGQVAGAQMGPGQMGPGQMGPDPGQVAGAQTGQFPNQMFPGQVGGAQEGPGSGKGYRKK
- a CDS encoding ribonuclease H-like domain-containing protein — its product is MSSMKGKLNRMKKHLRSEPEKTDSKQTSSAVEPNIDSWERLGAAPCFFEDDYCFVREVTYPLSAMHGKYSLAELQQVVEMWNQTNIEHSLSSKGYQANQLFFFDTETTGLSGVGHSIFLLGHARVYDDKVVVRQQILPGPGHEVAFYHSFLSEVDIKSLVTYNGKAFDWPHVKTRHTLLRNKLPALPSYGHFDLLHGARRLWKHKLDRVSLSNVEQDELEVTRDEDTPGFLAPMLYFSYLKSKDPEILKGVLKHNEEDLLSLITLYIHISKKILNPIRTDEPLETYEMARWMIAHNQTDEAIRQLKNLRHVTFDKTEHANLDLSFLYKKKGYYSEASEIWLSLLAATNLKVRHDAGIELAKYKEHQEKEYESALEITTALLHDYEEAKDLKNEKRIESLKRRQKRLLRKLS